In the Bacillus sp. HSf4 genome, TAGTTGTTCGGTCAGCTGCATTCAAGCCCTGTTCCAATTCGTGTTCAAGAAAGGCTTGCGAAATATATCCGTTGTGATTCGGTTCAAGGGATTCCGATGCATTTTTGATTTTTTTCAGTGCTGACTGGTATTCGTCAATAAAAGATTCATAGAACTTCAAGAAAGGGGTGTGACATTCTTCATAAAAGTTACGAATGGCATCGCCGCCTTTTCCTTTTAAAGCATCGTCAAGGGACGTGATTCCATCCACACTTTTTTTGACATTGGCAATTTCATCTGATTGCTTTTTTAATTGTTCGAGCGTCTGGTCAATTGCATGGTGCAACGCTTGAACATCCAAGGTCTTCATGGCATTCTCCTCTAATACTAATGGTTACAATCAGTATAGAGTTTACCACTTTATAGTAGAATAATGGTGAATAAATCCTGTGCATCCATCAAAATGAATCATTTGGTTTAGGTTATTATTCCTTATCAATATCATTTGATAACTGAGGGGAAGGGGGGGACAGAATGCAACCAAACGGTTTCAAATGATGCGTGGTTTGGATGCAGATTGAATTAACGATCAAAAATACGAAAAAAATTTTAATATTTATTATAGTAACAACAAAGGGCAGGCGCTATGCCTGCTCCTTCTGTCTTTTTTCTAACGAGATTCAGTTGAGGATTTTAGGAAACTAATGAACAATGGTGAAATGACAATTACTGCAACGATTAATAAGAGTTTACTAGATATCAAATTGACAAATGTAGTATTAATTATATATAGGGCTAAAACCATTAAATAAAAAAACAAGTAAACATAACCATACATTTTTTTGCTGAATGGTTCTTTCATGTAAATCAAAAGAAATAGCCCTGCCATTAAAACAAAGAAAGTCATAGTTTCCCTTCTTTCATTTTTATTGTGGAAAAACCCCAGTTGGAACAGCTGCATATCCAAGTCCAGTAAAACGTATTCTGACACCATGCCCTTCATGTTCGTCTTGAATCATTTGACCAAAACCTACAAGTCCGCCTCCAATTACTCCGGCAATTGCACTTGCTAATTGTGTAGGCGGTACGGGTATAAACCTTGATATTGCAGCAAGACCAGTAGTTGCTCCACCCCCTGCTTTAAATGATTGATAAAGTGTTCTTGTTTCATTACAGTCAAAATAAAGATTATACCCCCACCAGTACACTTTATGACCAGATCGGCCGCAACCTTTTTTCGCCACTTTCATTTTATCATTGTTTCCATTATCAAGCGTCAGTACACTACCGTCTTTGGCTAAAATTTTAACACTAAAATCGGAGTTAATGACAGCTTCATTTTGTTTTACTAAACCGTTTAAGTATTTAATCCACTCATGAACTTCGTTTGTTACAGAGTGGGAAATACCTAGTTTAGTATACGATGGATCTAAGATAAGAGTTCCATCTGCGTTTAATTTAAGATAAGCTTCTAACCTCTTTACATCATCCATATTCACATTTACATTTTCAAATTCTTCGCTTTTCAGCTTTTGGTTGGGTACAGAAATTCCTTTAGTTGATACAGCAGTTTCGTTATGTAATTTCTCATTATCAGTTAGTTCTGTAGCTGATGCGGCTATTGAAAAAACAGGTAAAGCCAATACTAATGTCAACAATACAACAAACACCTTAAAACCCTTGCAACCCCAATTGTTCATTATAATTACATCCTTTCCATTTATATTCCATCACATTGTACTTGAAAATTATTATTGTTTGGTGATTAAAATAAAAAAAGTTCAAAAGTAACATTTCTCTGCTTTATAAGCAATACTTTAGATGTGAAATTACACTGGGTGTAACGGATTAGCATTTTCATTTTTTGAGGAGGCACATGCTGAAGTAAGCCCAACTCTTATAAGAAGGGCTCTTTTTTAAAGATAAGTCTGCCGAGATAGGACGTTTAAAGATTCGTGGGGTAATGATCAATGTTGTCATGAAGCTCTTCTTGGCCTGATGGAAAGCGAGGAAGGCTGCGGTCCCATATGTTATGAAGAGTGCGAGTTCGGATTTTATTTGACCGCATTGGTCATTCATGTTACATTAAAAATGACCGATATGGTCATTTTCTGTGAAAGGAGTGAAGTGCAATTAACACAAAATTTAACAGTTTAAAGCCTGAAAAACAAGAACGCATTGTCAACGCGGCATTGACACAATTTGTACAAAGTGGCTATGAAAAAGCATCAACAAATGAAATCGTCAAGGAAGCACAAATATCTAAGGGATCGTTATTCAATTATTTCAATAATAAAAAAGATCTGTATCTTTATTTGATTGATCACGCCCTAAAAATAATTGATGGAATCTATGATGAAATAGATTTGAATGAACGTGACCTTTTTAAACGACTCAGTCAAGTCGGATTGATTAAATTAAAGATACAACAAACATACCCTTTAGTGTTTGATTTCTTAAAATCGATAGGTGAAGAACAAGCAGCAGAAGTTAAACCTGATATTGAGCAGCTAATGGGTAATATTCTGGATAATGGCTTAAATAGAATCTATGAAAATATAGATTGGTCAAAATTTCGAGAAGATGTCGATCCTGAAAAAGCACTTCATATCCTGAATTGGACAATGGTTGGTTTTGCAGAAGCTCAAATCAAGAAAATCAAGTCTTTTAAAAACGTCGGAATGGAGCATATCAACGAATGGAACAGCTATTCAAAGATACTGAAGCGTTGTTTCTATAAAGAGGGGGAAGAGTGATGAGCTTACTAAAAGTGTCCAATTTAACGAAAAAGTTTGGCAAGTTCACTGCTTTGGACGGAGTCAACTTTGAGGTGAATAAAGGTGAGGTAGTGGGCTTTATCGGTCCAAACGGTGCAGGTAAATCGACAACGATTCGAGTGTTATTAGGAATACTAAAGGCAACAAGCGGAGACGTTGAAATTTTTGACAAGGATGCCTGGCATGATGCAGTAGAAATACATAAGCGTATCGCTTATGTTCCTGGTGATGTCAATCTGTGGCCTAACTTAACTGGAGGCGAGGTCATTGATTTATTTGTGAAATTAAATGGCACAACGAACAAATCAAGACGCGAAG is a window encoding:
- a CDS encoding TetR/AcrR family transcriptional regulator translates to MVNAALTQFVQSGYEKASTNEIVKEAQISKGSLFNYFNNKKDLYLYLIDHALKIIDGIYDEIDLNERDLFKRLSQVGLIKLKIQQTYPLVFDFLKSIGEEQAAEVKPDIEQLMGNILDNGLNRIYENIDWSKFREDVDPEKALHILNWTMVGFAEAQIKKIKSFKNVGMEHINEWNSYSKILKRCFYKEGEE